One Triticum dicoccoides isolate Atlit2015 ecotype Zavitan chromosome 5B, WEW_v2.0, whole genome shotgun sequence genomic window carries:
- the LOC119308706 gene encoding uncharacterized protein LOC119308706, whose amino-acid sequence MAMAGPSTTLPPPSPEKAVDVLPVDSLLNILRRLSLADLLRAALACHRWRRLAARCLPRTAPLLGHFFHTTATGLPPLLHTASKDTVIDAPAVFAPLDASAPNLSLDFAPEASRFVLHDCHQGLLLLEPLASLPKGILPRLLVIDPATRRRVLLPPPPRDTVPDDHRWRSCRHYVGSGLLSRAHQSKLCFEVVCISIDGGHPRAWVASVDDGQCRWRALPRTTEVEVSFDPWWFESRCVHAAGKLYWHICNSGRVLSLDPSTLHFSYLLAPKEMPSFGKFRVGETPDDGRLCIATVEDQLLRVWVRGETRWSDDGWYLEREMNLTKVYDSVPGLPKDKCLRIFSVWLSDMDAGRTGKLFIRTMGYGRYSLHLDTAKIERLHTKHGKEYGHPMCAYFHAWPPAFLAPEN is encoded by the coding sequence ATGGCGATGGCCGGACCGTCCACCACTCTccctccgccgtcgccggagaaggCGGTCGATGTCCTCCCCGTGGACAGCCTCCTCAACATTCTCCGTCGCCTCTCCCTCGCCGACCTTCTCCGTGCCGCCCTCGCCTGCCACCGCTGGCGCCGCCTCGCCGCACGCTGCCTCCCCCGCACCGCCCCTCTCCTCGGCCACTTCTTCCACACCACAGCCACCGGTTTGCCGCCGCTCCTGCACACGGCATCCAAGGACACCGTCATCGACGCCCCCGCGGTCTTCGCTCCCCTCGACGCCTCCGCACCGAACCTCTCCCTCGACTTCGCTCCGGAGGCCTCCCGCTTCGTGCTCCACGACTGCCACCAAGGCCTCCTGCTTCTCGAACCGCTCGCGTCGCTTCCCAAGGGGATCCTCCCACGCCTCCTCGTCATCGACCCGGCCACCCGCCGCCGCGTGCTCCTCCCGCCGCCACCGCGCGACACGGTGCCCGACGACCACCGCTGGCGCAGCTGCAGGCACTACGTCGGCTCCGGGCTTCTCTCCCGCGCGCACCAGAGCAAGCTCTGCTTCGAGGTCGTCTGCATCTCCATCGACGGCGGGCACCCCCGCGCCTGGGTCGCGTCCGTCGACGACGGCCAGTGCCGCTGGCGCGCGCTCCCGCGGACCACGGAGGTGGAGGTCAGCTTCGACCCCTGGTGGTTCGAGTCGCGCTGCGTGCACGCCGCCGGGAAGCTCTACTGGCATATCTGCAACTCCGGCCGCGTGCTCTCGCTGGACCCTTCCACACTGCACTTCTCTTACCTGCTGGCGCCGAAGGAGATGCCCAGCTTCGGCAAGTTCCGCGTCGGGGAGACGCCGGACGACGGGCGGCTGTGCATCGCGACCGTGGAGGACCAGCTGCTGCGGGTCTGGGTGCGTGGGGAGACCAGGTGGAGCGACGATGGGTGGTATCTGGAGAGGGAGATGAATCTTACCAAGGTGTACGACTCGGTGCCGGGCCTGCCCAAGGACAAGTGCCTCAGGATCTTCAGTGTTTGGCTCAGCGACATGGACGCGGGGCGTACCGGCAAGTTGTTCATCAGAACCATGGGGTATGGGCGCTACTCCTTACATCTGGACACGGCCAAGATCGAGCGCCTGCACACCAAACATGGCAAGGAGTACGGCCACCCGATGTGCGCCTACTTCCACGCGTGGCCGCCTGCCTTCCTCGCTCCAGAGAACTGA